One window from the genome of Halictus rubicundus isolate RS-2024b chromosome 7, iyHalRubi1_principal, whole genome shotgun sequence encodes:
- the LOC143355484 gene encoding uncharacterized protein LOC143355484, which yields MGKKLKKYTSNKKRTVKNLDEENISKKRKQVVKDQKNCKSAKVKDQNVKFKNKHKKSTQNLKKKFKKLQKNDGTHSSFSFVNSNVANVTTIKKKIKGNETKSQNKIERKQGNVQKAVKIKKSKHSENQSFKQTNKKTKNVIALVKQAKDSLLLNAKEINNGKHKKVKRQKQIVSNDEVAKVNSLAWKKRKEKEKKPLVPSSEKSKNSNITLKHCNLDIKKLEEMLTAKQTQIKTKKENLKTKPLRERMMSKLRASRFRYLNETMYGSESSESKKYFKDDPDAFKAYHEGYKQQVAQWPLNPLDVIISSIKKMPKDYVIADFGCGEARLAASVTQQVHSFDFISLNKNVTVCDVAHTPLLTNGVHVVVFCLSLMGTNLKDYIIEANRILKKDGILKIAEVESRFDRVEDFIKVLSGYGFKNTLKDLSHNLFYFLDFKKEKDIGGKKSKLSPITLKPCLYKKR from the exons ATGGGAAAGAAACTAAAAAAGTATACTTCTAACAAAAAGAGAACTGTTAAAAACCTCgatgaagaaaatatttctaag aaaagaaAGCAAGTAGTTAAAGATCAAAAGAATTGTAAATCTGCTAAGGTCAAGGAtcaaaatgtaaaatttaaaaacaaaCATAAGAAGAGCACACAgaatcttaaaaaaaaatttaaaaagttacaGAAAAATGATGGAACCCATTCATCTTTTAGTTTTGTTAATTCTAATGTTGCAAACGTAACCACTATAAAAAAGAAGATTAAGGGCAATGAAACCAAGagtcaaaataaaattgaaagaaaacaaGGAAACGTTCAGAAAGCTGTAAAGATCAAAAAGTCAAAACATAGTGAAAATCAGTCTTTCAAACAAACTAATAAAAAGACAAAAAATGTCATAGCACTTGTGAAGCAAGCAAAAGACTCTCTGTTGCTAAATGCAAAGGAAATAAACAATGGCAAGCACAAGAAGGTAAAGAGACAAAAGCAAATTGTAAGTAATGACGAAGTAGCAAAAGTGAATTCGTTAGCATggaagaaaaggaaagaaaaggaaaagaaacCTTTAGTCCCTTCCTCAGAAAAGAGTAAAAACTCTAACATAACATTAAAACACTGTAATTTGGATATCAAAAAATTAGAAGAAATGCTTACTGCTAAACAAACACAGATAAAGACAAAGAAAGAAAACTTAAAAACAAAACCTTTAAGAGAAAGAATGATGTCTAAATTAAGAGCATCCAGATTTAGGTATTTGAATGAAACAATGTATGGCAGTGAAAGTTCTGAATCAAAAAAGTACTTTAAAGATGATCCAGATGCATTTAAAGCATACCATGAGGGATACAAACAGCAAGTTGCACAATGGCCATTAAATCCTCTTGAtgttataatatcatctattaagAAAAT GCCAAAGGATTATGTTATTGCAGACTTTGGTTGTGGCGAAGCAAGACTCGCTGCTTCTGTTACCCAACAAGTACAttctttcgattttatttctttgaacaAAAATGTAACTGTATGTGATGTAGCACATACTCCTTTATTAACTAATGGTGTACACGTGGTTGTGTTCTGTTTGTCTCTTATGGGAACTAATCTAAAAGATTACATTATAGAAGCAAATAGGATTCTTAAAAAAGA CGGTATTTTGAAAATAGCTGAAGTTGAAAGTCGATTTGACAGAGTAGAAGATTTTATAAAAGTATTAAGTGGATATggttttaaaaatactttaaaaGATTTGTCCCATAATTTGTTCTACTTCTTAGAttttaaaaaggaaaaagaCATAGGTGGTAAAAAATCCAAATTATCCCCTATTACTTTGAAACCATGTTTATATAAGAAACGTTAA
- the LOC143355518 gene encoding cytochrome b-c1 complex subunit 8, whose amino-acid sequence MGLEFGTIPVRIRGIVFYTLTGFEQKYWVNFLSQTVPSAIRIIAENTMFATPAVLLGAWTLVWSKKEHKRSKRKDPKMYENDK is encoded by the exons ATGGGTCTTGAATTCGGGACTATACCAGTTCGAATACGCGGGATTGTGTTTTACACTCTAACCGGGTTCGAACAAAAATACTGGGTAAATTTTCTGTCTCAGACCGTGCCAAGTGCCATCAGGATAATTGCGGAAAATACTATGTTTGCGACTCCAG CTGTACTGTTAGGAGCATGGACCTTGGTATGGAGTAAAAAGGAACATAAGAGAAGCAAAAGGAAGGATCCGAAGATGTATGAAAATGATAAATAA